ACAAGCGAGAAGCGAGGAAGCATGAATCAGGACAAGTTTGTTGTATCGGTGCTACTCGATAGGTCCTGCTTCTCGGTGTTTGTCAATATAGTTGTCGTGAATCTTTGAAAATTAAATAGAGTCAATCAGGCTTGTGTCGCCGTTGTTGTAGCTATGGAGTGCTGGACTTTCTCGGGATTAAGATACACTCGTTCGTCTAGACTCCAGTTCCTTATCTTCCCGGACCACCGCCTTGGGTTGTCCTGTCTAGCTTGTTCGTACACTCGCTTTCTCTTCTCAAAAATCTGTTCAGCAAGTCCCTTATGCCTTTGGTTAGGGGTCAGGAAATTAAGCCCGCTGTGGTGATGCTCAGTGTTATACCAATGGACGAACTTCCGTACCCATTCACGGGCTTCTGTCGTCGACTTAAATCCATGTAACGGGTAGCTGGGGCGGTATTTGCAGGTGCGAAACACCGACTCGGCGTAAGGGTTATCGTTGCTGACACGCGGCCTGCTTTTGGAGGGCGTGATTCCTAGGCTGTATAACGTTTCAAGTAGAGTGGCACCCTTCATCGGACTCCCGTTATCCGAATGCAGGACCAGCGGCTCCTTGCGCACAACACACTGTTCGCTCAGGACCGTTCGACGAACCAATGTGCTCGCATGCTCCGCGGATTCTTCATTCCATACCTCCCAGCCTACGATTTTTCGGCTGAATAGATCCAGGATGAGATAGAGGTAGTAGAATAAACCCTTCACAGGACCAGGCAGCCAGGTGATGTCCCACATCCACACTTGGTTGGCCGCCACAGCACAATGGCTCGTTAACGGCTTCGAAACAGGCTTCTTACTGCGACCTCGATGGTGCTGCTGTCCATGAGCATGCATTACGCGATAGAATGTCGATTCGGACGCCATGTAGACACCCTCATCAGCCAGTCGTGGTACGATTTGGCTAGGTGGAAGGCTCTTGTATGCCGGCTGATTCACGACCTCGATAATCTGTTGTCGTTCCACTTCACTTAGCTTGTGGGATGGGGCAGGCCTTACCGCATGCGGCCGTTGATCCTCTTGCGGTGCGCCCTCTTTGCGCCACCGCTGCAAGGTCCGCTGCGTTAATCCGATCTCTTGGCATGCCGCCTCTTCTTTGGCTCCAGCATCTACTGCTTCTTGGATCAGTTCCATGGCCATTCGTCGATCTGAGGCACTGATCATGCGTCCTCTTGGTCCCCCCAGATCGACTGTGCCTTTTTTCGCAGCACGAGAAGCGCTGCCGTTTCGGCTAGAGCAGCTTCCTTTCGTTTTAACTCCCGAGTGAGCGTCTTCATTTCTCGCTCTTTAGTTCGGAGTTCTTTTTGCAGCTGGGATGCCTGTTGGGCGAGTCCACCATTGGCTTGCATACAAGCATCCCGCCAAGCTTCAATCTGTTCTGCGTAGAGTCCTTTGGCACGACAGTATTCGGCCAGTTCGACTTCGCTCAACGTAGCGGTTTCCAGCACAATCGAAAACTTATCCCGACTACTCCATTTCTCGGGCTCTGCTCCGCCACCTGGAACGACAGCGCCGTTCGCTCGGGCTTCTTTTTGCCACTTGTACAGCGTCCCTTCGGACAGGCCGCTGTCTCTTGCAATCTGACTCACAGATTCATTATGCGGGGGGATCATTCGTAGTTGTATGTTGCGTTTCAATTCCTCACTGTATCTAGCCATCGTCCGTCACCTCTGCCTCTCTGGTTCTACTATACTTTTTATCGAGGGGTACGACAACTATTGTGACACAGGGGGTTCTAGAGGTCGGGAACATTCGAATGGATTGGGTTGGTGCATAATTCCTTAATTTCTAATGCCCTTGTTCGATCGATAGAAATTCATTCCTAATAGTTTGTTGACTAACGAGAATCGTTATGTTTTGGTAGTATTAGGAATGAAGGGGGCGATCGAATCGATTTTGATTTCATAGGCAGGGAAGCGAGGAACTTAGATACAGGACGGTTAACAAGCGACAGCCAGTGGATTGTATCATACGAGTAACCTGCCACGCCAAGAATGGCGTGCTAATGTTTACTCTGGAGGAGGCTGTCACTTGTAAAACCTGTATCTAAGTTCCAAAACTCAAAGAAGCGAATGAAATCAAAATCGAACAAGGGCAAAGGAATTAAGGAATTATGCGGGTAGCTCAGTTGACCATCACATAACACCGTATTCACGCATCGGTCGCTGAAGCTCCCTCGGTCTGCCGGTAGATGATTCAGGGAAGTGGATTCAGGCAGACAACCCTGCGAGGCTAAGTCTTCGACCCAGTCGCTCCGCTCCTTTAAGCCTCTCGGGTTCGTGAATACAAGAACGTTAAGTGAAAGCCAGCCCGAAGTAAATCATGAAGAAGATCCCAACCCAATCCATCAAGAGGTTGATCCCGACCTGGGAGAAGCGAGTAAGTGTGAATCAGGACAAGTTAGTTTGATCGATGCAATTCGATCAATCCTGCTTCTAGAAGTCGGGATCAACCGGATGGATTGAGTTGGGGCATAATTCCTTAATTTCTAATGCCCTTGTTCGATCGATTCAGTTTCATTCCTAATAGTTAGTTGACACCCGATTCTCGATGTTGTGTTGGAGGTATGAGGAATGAAGGAATCGATCGAGGATTTTGATTTCATAGGCAGTGGAGCGAGGAACTTAGATACAGGATGGTTAACAAGTGACAGTCAGTAGGATGGATCATACGAGTAACCTGCCACGCCAAGAATGTCGTGCTAATGTTTACTCTGGAGGAGTCTGTCACTTGTAAAACCTGTATCTAAGTTCCCAAACGCAAAGAAGTGAATGAAATCAAAATCGAACAAGGGCAAGGAAATTAAGGAATTATGCGGGTAGCTCAGCTGGCCATCACTTAACACCGTATTCACGCATCGGGGCTGCGCCCCTCGGTCTGCCGGAAGATTTTTCGAAGTAGCGGATTCAGCAGACAACCCTGCACTGGCTAAGTCTGACGACCCGCTCGCTAACGCTCACTTAAGCCAGTGAGGGTTCGTGAATACAAGAACGTTATATGAAATCCGAAGCTGGACAAGGGAGAACCCCTCCGACCTGAGCAATCATGAAGTGATTCACGACTATGGTTGAGCATGGAGGAAGGAATGAGGACGGAATAGTTAGTTGGAGCGTGGAGTGATTGTCCTCATTCTAACGGTCGTGAACCACAGATTGCTAGGTCGGCGCATAATTTCTTAATTTTTCAAGGCTCTTGTTCAAGATCGATTCTAAAACCGTTCATATTAGTTAGTTGGACAACGTGTTACGTTGTTGGTTTTGAAGTTTGTATATGAACGGAGAAGAATCGATTATTTATTTCATTGGCGAGGAAGTGTGGAATTTCATATACAGGAACATAAACAAGTGGCGAGCAGCGATGGTATAATATGGAGTAACCTTCCACGCAAGGGTTGCGTTATTCTAATGTTTACTCCTAAAAGCATGCCACTTGTTAAACCTGTATATGAAATTCTAAAGAGCAAAGAAGAAAATGAAATCAAAAGATGAACAAGAGCAACGAAAATTAAGAAATTATGCTGGGGTTTAGTCAGATGGACTTCATATAACACCGCATTCACGCTGCGGGCTGGCGCCCTTGGTCTGCTAGGAGATCATTCGGGGAAGCGGATTCAGGCAGACAACCCTGCGAGGCTAAGTCTGGCGACCCGGCGCTAACGCGCCTTAAGCCTCTCGGGTTCGTGAATGCAAGA
Above is a genomic segment from Paenibacillus sp. YYML68 containing:
- a CDS encoding IS3 family transposase (programmed frameshift), yielding MARYSEELKRNIQLRMIPPHNESVSQIARDSGLSEGTLYKWQKEARANGAVVPGGGAEPEKWSSRDKFSIVLETATLSEVELAEYCRAKGLYAEQIEAWRDACMQANGGLAQQASQLQKELRTKEREMKTLTRELKRKEAALAETAALLVLRKKAQSNLGGPRGRMISASDRRMAMELIQEAVDAGAKEEAACQEIGLTQRTLQRWRKEGAPQEDQRPHAVRPAPSHKLSEVERQQIIEVVNQPAYKSLPPSQIVPRLADEGVYMASESTFYRVMHAHGQQHHRGRSKKPVSKPLTSHCAVAANQVWMWDITWLPGPVKGLFYYLYLILDLFSRKIVGWEVWNEESAEHASTLVRRTVLSEQCVVRKEPLVLHSDNGSPMKGATLLETLYSLGITPSKSRPRVSNDNPYAESVFRTCKYRPSYPLHGFKSTTEAREWVRKFVHWYNTEHHHSGLNFLTPNQRHKGLAEQIFEKRKRVYEQARQDNPRRWSGKIRNWSLDERVYLNPEKVQHSIATTTATQA